A region from the Vibrio navarrensis genome encodes:
- the fabF gene encoding beta-ketoacyl-ACP synthase II translates to MSKRRVVVTGMGMLSPVGNTVADSWKALLEGKSGIVNIDHFDTTNFSTRFAGLVKDFNCEEYMSKKDARKMDLFIQYGIAAGIQALDDSGLEINEQNAHRVGVAIGSGIGGLDLIETGHTALVEKGPRKVSPFFVPSTIVNMVAGNLSIMRGMRGPNIAISTACTTGLHNIGHAARMIAYGDADVMVAGGAEKASTPLGMAGFGAAKALSTRNDEPQKASRPWDKDRDGFVLGDGAGIMVLEEYEHAKARGAKIYAELVGFGMSGDAYHMTSPSEDGSGGALAMEAAMRDAGIVGTQVGYVNAHGTSTPAGDVAEIKGVKRALGEEGAKQVKVSSTKSMTGHLLGAAGSVEAIITVMSLVDQIVPPTINLDNPEDGLEIDLVPHVAQKVEMEYAICNSFGFGGTNGSLIFKKI, encoded by the coding sequence GTGTCCAAGCGTCGTGTAGTTGTCACTGGCATGGGTATGTTGTCACCGGTCGGCAACACTGTAGCAGATTCATGGAAAGCCCTGCTGGAAGGCAAAAGTGGTATCGTCAATATCGATCATTTCGATACAACTAATTTTTCTACCCGTTTCGCCGGTCTGGTAAAAGACTTCAATTGCGAAGAGTACATGTCTAAAAAAGATGCTCGTAAAATGGATTTGTTTATCCAGTACGGCATCGCAGCAGGCATTCAGGCTCTGGATGACTCAGGTCTGGAAATTAACGAGCAGAACGCACATCGTGTTGGTGTGGCGATTGGTTCTGGCATCGGTGGCCTTGATTTAATTGAAACTGGCCATACCGCTCTAGTCGAGAAAGGCCCACGTAAAGTGAGTCCGTTCTTTGTTCCTTCAACCATCGTTAACATGGTTGCGGGTAACCTATCTATTATGCGTGGTATGCGTGGTCCGAATATCGCTATCTCTACCGCGTGTACAACTGGCCTGCACAATATTGGTCACGCTGCGCGTATGATCGCTTACGGTGACGCCGACGTTATGGTCGCTGGTGGTGCAGAAAAAGCATCAACACCGCTTGGCATGGCTGGTTTTGGCGCGGCGAAAGCGTTATCGACCCGTAATGATGAGCCACAAAAAGCGTCTCGCCCTTGGGACAAAGACCGTGACGGTTTTGTGCTGGGTGACGGTGCTGGCATCATGGTATTGGAAGAGTATGAACACGCTAAAGCACGCGGCGCGAAGATTTACGCTGAACTGGTTGGCTTTGGCATGTCTGGTGATGCTTACCACATGACCTCTCCGAGTGAAGATGGTTCGGGCGGCGCACTGGCGATGGAAGCGGCGATGCGTGATGCTGGAATTGTCGGCACACAAGTTGGTTACGTGAATGCTCACGGCACATCAACACCAGCTGGTGATGTGGCGGAAATCAAGGGTGTTAAGCGTGCTCTTGGTGAAGAAGGCGCGAAACAAGTTAAAGTTTCTTCAACTAAGTCAATGACTGGGCACCTTTTAGGCGCCGCAGGCTCGGTTGAGGCTATCATCACGGTGATGTCATTGGTTGATCAGATTGTTCCACCAACCATCAACCTGGATAACCCAGAAGATGGATTAGAGATTGACCTCGTGCCGCATGTTGCACAAAAAGTGGAGATGGAGTACGCCATCTGTAACTCTTTCGGCTTCGGTGGTACTAACGGTTCTCTGATCTTTAAGAAAATCTAA
- a CDS encoding Maf family protein gives MENYQLVLASTSPFRQQLLEKLSLPFTTQSPICDETPLPSESPQDLVLRLAQTKAESCSLTQPSLVIGSDQVCVIGGEIVGKPLSREQAIQQLLSQSGKSIDFYTGLAVFNSQTGQTLSKLDTFRVHFRQLSQAQIEYYVDVEQPFYCAGSFKSEGLGIALFERLEGKDPNTLIGLPLIDLVDILEKHGCKVLG, from the coding sequence ATGGAAAATTACCAACTAGTTTTAGCCTCTACCTCGCCATTTCGCCAGCAACTGCTTGAAAAACTGTCGCTGCCCTTTACGACCCAATCGCCAATTTGTGATGAGACGCCTTTGCCAAGCGAATCTCCACAAGATCTGGTTTTACGATTGGCACAAACCAAAGCGGAATCTTGTTCACTGACCCAACCAAGCTTAGTCATTGGCAGCGATCAGGTCTGCGTGATTGGTGGAGAAATTGTTGGCAAGCCACTCTCTAGAGAGCAGGCTATACAACAACTACTCTCACAAAGTGGTAAAAGCATTGATTTCTATACCGGTTTAGCCGTATTTAACAGCCAAACTGGACAAACGCTGAGCAAGCTAGATACCTTTCGCGTCCACTTTCGCCAGCTTTCCCAAGCACAAATTGAATACTATGTCGATGTAGAACAACCTTTTTACTGCGCTGGCAGTTTCAAGAGTGAAGGATTAGGCATTGCGCTGTTTGAACGGTTAGAGGGCAAAGATCCCAACACCTTGATCGGGCTGCCTCTCATTGATCTGGTCGATATACTGGAAAAACACGGATGTAAAGTACTGGGATAA
- the rluC gene encoding 23S rRNA pseudouridine(955/2504/2580) synthase RluC: MNEIRTKVQSVEIDEDMAGQRIDNFLRNQLKDVPKSMIYRIVRKGEVRVNKKRIKAEYKLQAGDVVRIPPVTVEEKTPEVAPSTKLNRVAELEQQIIFEDDHLLILNKPSGTAVHGGSGLKFGAIEALRALRPEARFLELVHRIDRDTSGILLVAKKRSALRHLQAQFREKTVKKYYFALVMGEWKNSCKVVNAPLLKNEVNSIVRVNPNGKPSETRFSVLEKFTQATLVQASPITGRTHQIRVHTQYSGHPIAWDDRYGDRRFDAYTGQHGLDRLFLHAANIRFVHPATEASMEINAPMGEQLEAVLASLRSEKKG; this comes from the coding sequence ATGAACGAAATCAGAACGAAAGTCCAATCCGTCGAAATCGATGAGGATATGGCTGGTCAACGCATTGATAATTTCTTGCGTAACCAATTAAAAGATGTCCCTAAAAGCATGATTTATCGAATCGTGCGTAAGGGAGAAGTGCGAGTAAACAAAAAGCGCATCAAAGCAGAGTACAAGTTGCAAGCTGGCGACGTGGTACGTATTCCACCCGTAACGGTGGAAGAAAAAACACCAGAAGTCGCACCCAGCACCAAACTCAACCGGGTAGCAGAGCTTGAGCAGCAGATTATCTTTGAAGACGATCACTTGTTGATCCTTAATAAACCCTCTGGCACGGCGGTACACGGTGGTAGCGGTTTAAAATTTGGTGCGATTGAAGCGCTACGAGCGTTAAGACCGGAGGCGCGTTTTTTAGAGCTGGTGCATCGTATTGACCGTGACACCTCTGGAATCTTACTCGTGGCTAAAAAGCGCTCTGCATTACGACATTTGCAAGCGCAGTTTCGCGAAAAAACAGTTAAGAAGTATTATTTCGCGTTGGTGATGGGTGAGTGGAAAAACAGCTGTAAGGTGGTTAATGCTCCACTGTTGAAGAATGAAGTGAATAGTATCGTTCGCGTTAATCCGAATGGCAAACCTTCTGAAACACGCTTTAGTGTGCTGGAAAAGTTTACCCAGGCGACGTTAGTGCAAGCGAGTCCGATTACCGGCAGAACGCATCAAATTCGTGTCCATACACAGTACAGCGGCCATCCTATTGCGTGGGACGATCGATATGGTGATCGCCGATTTGATGCTTACACAGGTCAACATGGCTTAGATCGTCTGTTTCTGCATGCGGCCAACATACGTTTTGTGCACCCGGCTACCGAAGCGTCAATGGAGATCAACGCGCCGATGGGTGAGCAGCTAGAGGCGGTGCTAGCCTCTCTTCGAAGTGAGAAAAAGGGATGA
- the rpmF gene encoding 50S ribosomal protein L32, translating to MAVQQNRKTRSRRGMRRSHDALTTAALSVDATSGETHLRHNVTAEGYYRGKKVINK from the coding sequence ATGGCCGTACAACAAAACCGTAAAACACGTTCAAGACGTGGTATGCGTCGTTCACACGATGCGCTAACTACAGCAGCTCTATCTGTAGACGCGACTTCTGGTGAAACGCATCTACGCCACAACGTAACCGCTGAAGGTTACTACCGTGGCAAAAAGGTTATCAACAAGTAA
- the fabD gene encoding ACP S-malonyltransferase, with amino-acid sequence MSKFAIVFPGQGSQAVGMLAELGEQYDIVKETFAQASEALGYDLWSLVQNGPAEDLNQTFRTQPALLASSVAIWRIWQQLGLAQPANLAGHSLGEYSALVCAGVIDFKQAIKLVELRGQLMQEAVPAGTGAMYAIIGLDDDAIAKACEEAAQGEVVSPVNFNSPGQVVIAGSKDAVERAGVLCKEAGAKRALPLPVSVPSHCALMKPAADKLAVALEALEFNAPQLSVINNVDVVAETDPAKIKDALVRQLYSPVRWTESVELMSNQGVEKLLEMGPGKVLTGLTKRIVKSLEAAAVNDMASLDAVK; translated from the coding sequence ATGAGCAAGTTTGCTATTGTATTCCCAGGTCAGGGCTCACAAGCTGTAGGTATGCTTGCTGAACTTGGCGAACAATACGACATCGTAAAAGAGACTTTTGCGCAAGCCTCAGAAGCGCTTGGTTATGACCTTTGGTCTTTAGTGCAAAATGGCCCTGCGGAAGATCTCAATCAAACTTTTCGTACCCAGCCTGCTTTGCTGGCCTCATCTGTCGCGATCTGGCGCATATGGCAGCAATTAGGTCTTGCGCAACCTGCGAACTTGGCAGGTCACAGCCTAGGTGAGTATTCGGCGTTGGTCTGTGCGGGTGTTATCGACTTTAAACAAGCGATCAAACTGGTTGAACTGCGTGGGCAATTGATGCAAGAAGCGGTTCCTGCAGGTACCGGTGCGATGTATGCGATTATCGGTTTAGATGATGACGCTATTGCAAAAGCCTGTGAAGAAGCCGCGCAAGGTGAAGTGGTTTCTCCAGTGAACTTCAACTCTCCGGGTCAAGTGGTGATTGCGGGTAGTAAAGATGCGGTAGAGCGTGCGGGCGTGCTGTGTAAAGAAGCGGGTGCCAAACGTGCTTTGCCTCTACCAGTTTCTGTACCATCGCATTGTGCGCTGATGAAGCCTGCGGCAGACAAGCTGGCTGTTGCACTCGAAGCTCTCGAATTTAATGCCCCGCAGCTTTCGGTTATCAATAACGTCGATGTGGTTGCAGAAACCGACCCTGCGAAGATCAAAGATGCCCTTGTTCGTCAGCTTTACAGCCCAGTTCGTTGGACCGAAAGCGTAGAGCTAATGAGCAATCAGGGTGTGGAGAAATTACTTGAAATGGGTCCCGGTAAAGTATTAACCGGTTTGACCAAACGCATTGTTAAGTCTCTAGAAGCGGCAGCGGTGAACGATATGGCTTCGCTGGACGCTGTAAAATAA
- the acpP gene encoding acyl carrier protein, protein MSNLEERVKKIIVEQLGVDESEVKNEASFVDDLGADSLDTVELVMALEEEFDTEIPDEEAEKITTVQAAIDYVTANAE, encoded by the coding sequence ATGAGCAACCTCGAAGAACGCGTAAAGAAAATCATTGTTGAACAACTAGGTGTTGACGAATCTGAAGTGAAAAACGAAGCTTCTTTCGTAGATGACCTAGGCGCGGATTCTCTAGATACCGTTGAGCTAGTAATGGCACTAGAAGAAGAATTCGACACTGAGATTCCAGACGAAGAAGCTGAAAAGATCACAACTGTTCAAGCTGCTATCGACTACGTGACTGCTAACGCAGAGTAA
- the yceD gene encoding 23S rRNA accumulation protein YceD — translation MQKVKIPRTVDPAKAAQKRLDYDGIIQASLFKRLAEMTEGVKRDAEVYLSFEIDEQRLVVISGKANIEVDLECQRCNESFTHRCEVEFTYTPYYSEKSEQDAPECYDLVDLNEYGEVDLIQLVEDEFILELPQIAMHDEADCSVDSNNMVFGDIPEEIEESKPNPFDVLKSLKQ, via the coding sequence ATGCAAAAGGTAAAAATACCGCGAACGGTGGATCCGGCGAAGGCTGCTCAAAAAAGATTGGATTACGATGGTATCATCCAAGCCAGTCTGTTTAAGCGTCTTGCTGAAATGACCGAAGGCGTAAAACGCGACGCAGAAGTCTATTTGTCATTTGAGATAGATGAACAGCGACTGGTTGTTATCTCTGGTAAAGCTAACATCGAAGTCGATTTAGAGTGTCAACGTTGTAATGAGTCATTCACACATCGCTGTGAAGTAGAGTTCACTTACACTCCCTATTACAGTGAGAAAAGTGAGCAAGATGCCCCAGAATGTTACGATTTGGTAGATCTTAACGAGTACGGAGAAGTCGATCTCATTCAATTGGTTGAAGACGAGTTCATTCTAGAATTACCTCAAATTGCCATGCACGATGAAGCGGATTGCAGCGTTGATTCAAATAACATGGTATTTGGCGATATTCCTGAAGAAATTGAGGAAAGCAAACCAAATCCGTTCGATGTTTTAAAAAGCTTAAAGCAATAA
- the fabG gene encoding 3-oxoacyl-ACP reductase FabG — protein MSLSGKVALVTGASRGIGRSIAETLVERGATVIGTATSESGAAAISEYLGENGKGFALNVTQAESIEATLKAINDEFGAIDILINNAGITRDNLLMRMKDDEWSDIMDTNLTSIFRLSKAVMRGMMKKRDGRIINVGSVVGTMGNAGQANYAAAKAGVIGFTKSLAREVASRGVTVNTVAPGFIETDMTRALNDEQRAVTLANVPAGRLGDPREIAEAVVFLASPAAAYITGETLHVNGGMYMV, from the coding sequence TTGAGTTTAAGTGGCAAAGTTGCCCTAGTGACAGGCGCAAGCCGTGGTATTGGCCGCTCGATTGCGGAAACCTTGGTTGAACGTGGTGCAACCGTTATCGGTACTGCGACATCAGAAAGTGGCGCAGCCGCCATTTCTGAATATTTAGGCGAAAATGGCAAAGGTTTTGCGTTAAATGTCACCCAAGCTGAGTCAATTGAGGCTACACTAAAGGCCATCAACGATGAGTTCGGTGCGATTGATATTTTGATCAATAATGCAGGTATCACGCGTGATAATCTGTTAATGCGCATGAAAGATGACGAATGGAGTGACATTATGGACACTAACCTTACGTCTATCTTCCGCCTGTCAAAAGCGGTTATGCGTGGCATGATGAAAAAGCGTGATGGTCGCATTATCAACGTCGGCTCTGTTGTTGGCACTATGGGTAATGCAGGGCAGGCAAACTACGCAGCCGCTAAAGCAGGTGTGATCGGCTTTACCAAGTCTCTCGCACGTGAAGTAGCATCGCGTGGTGTGACAGTGAACACGGTTGCCCCTGGTTTTATCGAAACCGACATGACTCGTGCGCTCAATGATGAACAACGTGCCGTCACTTTGGCGAATGTACCAGCAGGTCGTCTTGGTGATCCTCGTGAAATCGCTGAAGCTGTGGTATTTTTGGCGTCGCCAGCGGCGGCTTACATCACTGGCGAAACACTTCATGTGAATGGCGGTATGTATATGGTTTAA
- a CDS encoding beta-ketoacyl-ACP synthase III yields MYSKILGTGSYLPSQIRTNADLEKMVETSDEWIVTRTGIKERRIAAENETVADMGFYAAEHAIEMAGIDKHDIDLIIVATTSGSHTFPSSACQVQAKLGIKGCAAFDLAAACSGFIYALSVADQHIKTGMCKNVLVVGSDALSKTCDPTDRSTIILFGDGAGAVVLGASNEPGILSTHIYADGEFGDLLSLEVPERGKDANKWLHMAGNEVFKVAVTQLSKLVKDTLDANGMHKSELDWLVPHQANYRIISATAKKLSMSLDQVVITLDRHGNTSAATVPTALDEAVRDGRIKRGQTLLLEAFGGGFTWGSALVRF; encoded by the coding sequence ATGTATAGCAAAATTTTAGGTACTGGCAGCTACTTGCCATCTCAGATCCGCACCAACGCTGATCTCGAGAAAATGGTAGAGACGAGTGACGAGTGGATTGTGACTCGTACAGGCATCAAAGAACGTCGTATTGCGGCAGAAAACGAAACTGTTGCGGATATGGGTTTCTATGCCGCTGAACATGCCATTGAGATGGCCGGCATTGATAAACATGACATTGATCTCATCATTGTCGCGACGACTAGCGGTAGCCATACTTTCCCTTCATCTGCGTGTCAGGTTCAGGCAAAGCTTGGCATTAAAGGCTGTGCAGCATTTGATCTCGCCGCCGCCTGTTCCGGTTTTATTTATGCACTATCGGTCGCCGATCAGCATATCAAAACAGGGATGTGCAAGAATGTCCTTGTAGTGGGTTCAGATGCGCTGTCAAAAACGTGTGACCCGACCGATCGTTCAACCATTATTCTTTTTGGTGATGGTGCGGGTGCGGTGGTATTAGGCGCAAGTAACGAACCAGGGATACTCTCGACACACATTTATGCCGATGGTGAATTTGGTGATTTACTTAGCCTTGAAGTACCTGAGCGTGGCAAAGACGCCAACAAATGGCTGCATATGGCGGGTAATGAAGTATTCAAGGTAGCAGTGACGCAACTGTCTAAGCTGGTGAAAGACACCCTGGACGCTAACGGCATGCATAAATCTGAGTTGGATTGGTTAGTGCCACATCAGGCGAACTACCGAATCATCTCAGCAACGGCGAAAAAGCTTTCGATGTCTTTGGATCAAGTGGTTATTACCCTAGATCGCCACGGGAACACCTCTGCCGCCACGGTGCCGACAGCATTAGATGAAGCGGTACGCGACGGCCGCATTAAGCGTGGTCAGACATTATTGCTCGAGGCTTTTGGTGGTGGTTTTACCTGGGGTTCGGCCCTAGTACGCTTTTAA
- the plsX gene encoding phosphate acyltransferase PlsX, translated as MQSITVALDAMGGDFGPRVTVPAAVQALSHFPELKVILTGDQPLITTQLSRLGYKPDSRLTIRHCSRVISNSEKPSLALRNSQDSSMRLAIELVSDGKADACVSGGNTGALMALSRFILKLLPGIDRPALVSALPTVSAGRSWMLDLGANVSCDADSLFQFAVMGAALAEEHLNRVPKVAVLNVGVEEIKGNDVVKRCAELLSQTDAVNFVGFIEGNQILQNVADVIVCDGFVGNVCLKASEGTAQLFIEKIKNSMATSSIKGWIAKKLLSGLFYELKTLNPDQYNGASLLGLRGIVIKSHGSADVSAVVNAIGEAVHEVKRQVPSRISDRLEAVLLERHY; from the coding sequence TTGCAAAGTATTACCGTTGCACTTGATGCAATGGGCGGGGATTTTGGTCCTCGCGTCACAGTGCCTGCCGCCGTGCAGGCACTGTCTCATTTCCCAGAGCTAAAAGTGATTCTCACAGGTGATCAACCTTTGATCACAACTCAACTTTCCCGATTAGGTTATAAACCTGACTCTCGTCTGACTATCCGGCATTGCAGTCGTGTAATCTCTAACTCGGAAAAACCTTCTCTGGCACTTCGTAACAGTCAAGACAGTTCGATGCGTTTGGCGATTGAACTGGTTTCTGATGGTAAAGCGGATGCCTGCGTCAGTGGTGGTAACACCGGCGCTTTAATGGCCTTATCTCGTTTTATTCTCAAACTACTGCCTGGCATAGACAGACCTGCATTAGTGTCTGCATTACCCACCGTGTCCGCTGGCCGCAGTTGGATGCTGGACTTAGGGGCGAACGTCTCTTGTGATGCTGACAGTTTGTTTCAGTTTGCGGTGATGGGGGCTGCGCTCGCCGAAGAGCACCTGAATCGTGTACCCAAAGTAGCAGTATTAAATGTGGGTGTTGAGGAGATTAAAGGTAACGATGTGGTCAAACGTTGTGCCGAATTACTTTCCCAAACCGACGCGGTCAATTTTGTCGGCTTCATTGAGGGAAATCAGATTCTACAGAATGTGGCCGACGTGATTGTCTGCGATGGTTTTGTCGGTAACGTTTGTCTTAAGGCGAGTGAAGGCACCGCTCAGCTCTTTATTGAAAAAATAAAAAATAGCATGGCGACTTCGTCTATAAAGGGTTGGATAGCTAAAAAACTGCTTTCTGGGCTATTTTATGAATTAAAAACACTGAACCCCGACCAGTATAACGGCGCAAGTTTGCTAGGATTGCGCGGCATTGTCATTAAAAGTCATGGAAGTGCTGATGTATCTGCGGTTGTTAACGCCATAGGCGAAGCAGTACACGAGGTCAAACGACAAGTACCAAGCCGGATAAGCGATCGTTTGGAAGCGGTTTTACTCGAGAGGCATTATTAG